In the genome of Capsicum annuum cultivar UCD-10X-F1 unplaced genomic scaffold, UCD10Xv1.1 ctg72465, whole genome shotgun sequence, the window ATACAAGTTTCAAGAACAcaactcttttttccttaaatcTCCCAGCTAGAATAATCAAACCAGTACCAGGTGTAATACTGGCTCTCAATTTTGTGGGTTTTGGTTTGCGTTCGTTGATGAGGGATTTTTCCACATCATCAACTAGGTATAATTTTGATGGTTTGATGGCGGTAGTTGGGGGCGGAGCA includes:
- the LOC124894265 gene encoding 60S ribosomal protein L6-1-like; the protein is MYHKKGLWVIKKKKGDKFPTHPKSTAVVAPPPTTAIKPSKLYLVDDVEKSLINERKPKPTKLRASITPGTGLIILAGRFKEKRVVFLKLVCSGLLLVIGSFK